From Mycobacterium lacus, one genomic window encodes:
- a CDS encoding TetR/AcrR family transcriptional regulator, with protein sequence MRRIARPHSTPTPGVKVDARSERWREHRKKVRGEIVEAAFRAIDRLGPELSVREIAEEAGTAKPKIYRHFTDKSDLFQAIGERLRDMLWAAIFPSINLTTDSAREVIRRSVEEYVNLVDMHPNVLRVFIQGTSGGTSEATIRTLNEGREITLAMADMFDNELREMELDHAALELAAHAAFGSAASATEWWLGPDPQSPRRMPRDQFVAHLTTIMMAAIVGTAEALGIVMDPDQPIHSVVPSNPAAS encoded by the coding sequence GTGCGGAGAATTGCCCGACCCCATTCCACCCCGACCCCGGGAGTGAAGGTCGACGCGCGCAGCGAACGCTGGCGCGAACATCGCAAGAAGGTGCGCGGCGAAATTGTCGAGGCGGCATTCCGCGCAATCGACCGCCTGGGGCCCGAGCTGAGTGTGCGGGAAATCGCCGAAGAGGCCGGGACCGCGAAGCCAAAGATCTACCGCCACTTCACCGATAAGTCCGACCTGTTCCAGGCGATCGGGGAGCGTCTGCGCGACATGCTGTGGGCCGCGATCTTCCCGTCGATCAACTTGACCACCGACTCGGCCCGCGAAGTTATCCGTCGCAGCGTCGAGGAGTACGTCAACCTCGTCGACATGCATCCCAACGTGCTGCGAGTGTTCATTCAGGGTACCTCGGGGGGTACCTCCGAGGCGACGATTCGAACCCTCAACGAGGGTCGTGAGATCACGTTGGCCATGGCCGACATGTTTGACAACGAGCTGCGTGAGATGGAGCTGGACCATGCGGCGCTCGAACTGGCCGCCCACGCGGCCTTCGGATCGGCCGCGTCGGCCACCGAGTGGTGGTTGGGACCCGACCCGCAAAGCCCGCGACGCATGCCGCGTGACCAGTTCGTCGCGCACCTGACGACCATCATGATGGCGGCCATCGTCGGCACCGCGGAGGCGCTCGGCATCGTGATGGACCCTGACCAGCCGATCCACAGCGTGGTGCCAAGTAACCCAGCCGCGAGCTGA
- the nrdI gene encoding class Ib ribonucleoside-diphosphate reductase assembly flavoprotein NrdI translates to MEVNGRNLVYFSSVSENTHRFVQKLGVPATRIPLHGRIEVDEPYVLVVPTYGGGRANRDLSDLRTGRHVPKQVIAFLNNDHNRALLRGVIAAGNTNFGAEYCYAGDVVARKCGVPYLYRFEMMGTADDVAAVREGLTNFWADFWKEQTCHQPSQLQSR, encoded by the coding sequence ATGGAGGTCAATGGGCGCAACCTCGTGTATTTCTCCAGCGTGTCGGAGAACACCCATCGCTTCGTGCAGAAGCTGGGTGTTCCCGCCACGCGGATACCGTTGCACGGCCGGATCGAGGTCGACGAGCCGTACGTGCTGGTGGTGCCCACATACGGCGGTGGCCGGGCTAACCGGGATCTCTCGGATCTTCGGACCGGACGTCATGTCCCTAAACAGGTGATCGCCTTTTTGAACAACGACCACAATCGAGCGCTGCTGCGCGGTGTGATCGCGGCCGGCAATACCAACTTCGGCGCGGAGTACTGCTATGCCGGCGACGTTGTCGCCCGCAAGTGCGGCGTTCCGTACCTCTACCGCTTCGAAATGATGGGCACCGCGGACGACGTCGCCGCCGTCCGCGAGGGCCTAACGAACTTTTGGGCTGACTTCTGGAAGGAACAGACGTGCCACCAACCGTCACAGCTGCAGAGCCGGTAA
- a CDS encoding redoxin NrdH, with protein sequence MSITVYAKPACVQCTATYKALDKQGIAYEKVDISLDCEARDYVMALGYLQAPVVVAGNDHWSGFRPDRIKALAGAALTA encoded by the coding sequence ATGAGCATCACCGTGTACGCCAAGCCGGCATGCGTGCAATGCACCGCCACCTACAAGGCGCTGGACAAGCAGGGCATCGCCTACGAGAAGGTCGACATCAGCCTGGACTGCGAGGCTCGGGACTATGTGATGGCGCTGGGGTACCTGCAGGCTCCCGTCGTGGTGGCAGGGAACGACCATTGGTCGGGCTTCCGGCCCGATCGGATCAAGGCGCTTGCCGGGGCCGCGCTGACCGCGTAG
- a CDS encoding diacylglycerol-binding protein, protein MKLRVPEVVFLFALGALAALIGDHSHVVTGTTEYLAHAVPYVWSSPIWFPLLVASATVSLAELRLHLPAPRATVSARQGLAAVTAVLATYVVTALVHSAPAVPTNVLIFALAIITWCVLGDGPGAVCGLLAATGGPLFEAVLAGAGVFRYAADSNALFGVAPWLPALYFAFGVTAALLAEIAVERRQPD, encoded by the coding sequence ATGAAGCTGCGTGTGCCCGAAGTCGTCTTCCTGTTCGCGCTGGGAGCGCTGGCGGCACTGATCGGCGATCACAGTCATGTCGTCACCGGCACTACCGAATACCTTGCCCACGCGGTTCCGTACGTGTGGAGCAGCCCGATCTGGTTCCCCTTGCTCGTCGCGTCCGCGACCGTCTCGCTGGCCGAGCTGCGGCTGCACCTGCCCGCACCGCGTGCCACTGTCAGCGCGCGCCAGGGACTCGCCGCAGTGACAGCGGTGCTCGCCACCTACGTCGTCACCGCCTTGGTGCACTCGGCGCCCGCGGTCCCGACGAACGTGCTCATCTTCGCCCTCGCGATCATCACCTGGTGCGTCCTGGGTGACGGCCCCGGCGCGGTGTGCGGCCTGCTCGCCGCGACCGGCGGCCCGCTGTTCGAAGCCGTCCTCGCCGGGGCCGGGGTGTTCAGGTACGCCGCCGACTCGAACGCACTGTTTGGGGTGGCGCCATGGCTGCCAGCGCTGTACTTCGCGTTCGGTGTGACGGCCGCACTGCTCGCCGAGATCGCCGTCGAGAGGCGCCAGCCTGACTAA
- a CDS encoding NAD(P)H-dependent oxidoreductase has product MAESKSDIKVLALVGSLRAASINRQIAHLAAAVAPDGVTITVFEGLGDLPFYNEDIDDAVNSAVERPPAPVAALRAAAADADAALVVTPEYNGSIPAVIKNAIDWLSRPFGNGALKDKPLAVIGGALGRYGGVWAHDETRKSFGIAGSRVIDAIKLSVPFLTLDGKAPAESAELAAKVGDVVGKLAAEVG; this is encoded by the coding sequence GTGGCAGAGAGCAAGTCCGACATTAAGGTCTTGGCGTTAGTGGGCAGCCTGCGCGCGGCGTCGATCAACCGCCAGATTGCCCACCTGGCCGCGGCGGTCGCTCCGGACGGCGTCACCATCACAGTGTTCGAGGGGCTGGGCGATCTCCCGTTCTACAACGAGGACATCGACGATGCGGTCAACAGCGCCGTCGAGCGGCCACCTGCCCCGGTCGCGGCGCTACGGGCCGCGGCGGCCGACGCCGATGCCGCTCTGGTGGTCACCCCGGAGTACAACGGCAGCATTCCCGCGGTCATCAAGAACGCGATCGACTGGCTCTCACGCCCGTTCGGCAACGGCGCGTTGAAGGACAAGCCGTTGGCGGTCATCGGCGGGGCCCTGGGCCGGTACGGCGGGGTGTGGGCGCACGACGAGACGCGCAAGTCGTTCGGGATCGCCGGGAGCCGGGTGATCGACGCGATCAAACTTTCGGTACCGTTCCTGACCCTGGACGGCAAGGCGCCGGCTGAAAGCGCCGAGCTCGCGGCGAAGGTGGGCGACGTGGTCGGCAAACTCGCCGCCGAGGTCGGCTGA
- a CDS encoding TetR/AcrR family transcriptional regulator, whose protein sequence is MSGAERLGELPVSAPRQPPTERGDAARNRALLLEAARSLVAKRGADAVTMDDVAAAAGVGKGTLFRRFGSRAGLMMVLLDEDERASQHAFLFGPPPLGPDAPPLDRLVAFGRERIRFVHTHHALLSAANRDPRTRYGPAAAVQRTHVRVLLASAHTTGDLDAQTDALLALLDADYVEHQLNVGGHTVETLGDAWKSLARKLCGR, encoded by the coding sequence GTGAGCGGTGCCGAGCGGTTGGGCGAGTTGCCCGTGTCCGCTCCGCGGCAGCCTCCGACCGAGCGAGGCGATGCCGCGCGCAACCGGGCGCTGTTACTGGAGGCCGCCCGCAGCCTGGTCGCAAAACGCGGCGCCGACGCCGTCACCATGGATGACGTCGCCGCGGCCGCCGGGGTGGGCAAGGGCACACTGTTCCGCCGGTTCGGCAGCCGCGCCGGTCTGATGATGGTGTTGCTGGACGAGGACGAACGCGCCAGTCAGCACGCATTTCTGTTCGGCCCGCCGCCGCTGGGCCCGGATGCGCCGCCGCTGGACCGGCTGGTGGCGTTCGGCCGCGAGCGGATCCGCTTCGTCCACACCCATCACGCGCTTCTGTCGGCGGCCAACCGCGATCCGCGCACCCGCTACGGACCGGCCGCGGCGGTGCAGCGCACACACGTGCGGGTGCTGCTGGCCTCCGCGCACACCACCGGCGATCTTGATGCCCAGACCGACGCCCTGTTGGCCTTGCTCGATGCCGACTATGTCGAGCATCAACTCAACGTCGGCGGCCACACGGTGGAGACGTTGGGGGACGCCTGGAAAAGCCTGGCCCGCAAGCTGTGCGGGCGGTGA
- a CDS encoding DNA polymerase IV translates to MPEPLSTPRWVLHVDLDQFLASVELRRHPELAGLPVIVGGSGDPTEPRKVVTCASYEAREFGVHAGMPLRTAARRCPNATFLASDPAAYDAASDQVMGLLRDLGHPVEVWGWDEAYVGVDDPVDPTEVAELIRAVVMSETGLSCSIGISDNKQRAKVATGFAKPAGIFVLTDANWLTVMAERPVDALWGVGPKTAKKLAALGITTVWQLARSDAELLTSTFGPRTGLWLLLLAKGGGDAGVTAQPWVPRSRSHVVTFPRDLTDRAEMESAVTELAKRTLDDVVASGRIVTRVAVTVRTATFYTRTKMRKLPAPTTDPDVVTAAALRVLHLFELDRPVRLLGVRLDLEMPN, encoded by the coding sequence ATGCCCGAGCCTTTGTCGACGCCGCGTTGGGTCCTCCATGTCGACCTGGACCAGTTCTTGGCGTCGGTCGAGCTGCGTCGCCACCCCGAATTGGCGGGGCTGCCGGTCATCGTCGGTGGCAGCGGCGACCCAACCGAACCGCGCAAGGTCGTCACCTGCGCCTCGTATGAGGCCCGCGAATTCGGAGTGCACGCAGGCATGCCGCTGCGCACCGCCGCCCGTCGCTGCCCCAACGCCACCTTCTTGGCCTCGGATCCGGCCGCCTATGACGCGGCGTCCGACCAGGTGATGGGTTTGTTGCGTGACCTCGGACATCCAGTCGAGGTGTGGGGCTGGGACGAGGCCTACGTCGGGGTGGACGATCCTGTGGACCCCACCGAGGTCGCCGAACTGATCCGCGCCGTCGTCATGTCGGAAACCGGGTTGTCCTGCTCGATCGGCATCAGCGACAACAAGCAGCGGGCCAAGGTCGCCACCGGCTTCGCGAAGCCAGCCGGAATCTTCGTGCTCACCGACGCGAACTGGTTGACGGTGATGGCAGAGCGTCCGGTCGACGCGCTGTGGGGGGTGGGTCCAAAGACGGCGAAAAAGCTCGCAGCCCTTGGGATAACCACGGTCTGGCAGCTTGCGCGCAGCGACGCCGAGTTGCTGACATCCACGTTCGGCCCACGCACCGGCTTGTGGCTGTTGCTGCTCGCCAAGGGTGGCGGCGACGCCGGCGTCACGGCGCAGCCGTGGGTGCCGCGCTCCCGCAGCCACGTCGTCACCTTCCCGCGCGATCTCACCGACCGTGCCGAAATGGAATCCGCGGTAACGGAATTGGCGAAGCGAACGCTGGACGACGTGGTGGCTTCGGGGCGGATCGTCACCCGGGTGGCAGTGACCGTGCGCACGGCGACGTTTTACACCCGCACCAAGATGCGCAAACTTCCGGCGCCCACCACCGATCCGGATGTCGTCACCGCCGCCGCCCTGCGGGTCCTGCACCTGTTCGAGTTGGATCGGCCGGTCCGGTTACTCGGTGTGCGGCTGGACCTCGAAATGCCCAATTAG